A portion of the Fibrobacter sp. UWB16 genome contains these proteins:
- a CDS encoding DUF4418 family protein — protein MKQGILFGATAIAFGVLVSLLSFVLLPFCSGHGDMIMRCQKTSSVDGIIGIVIAIFGIAYIAIPKAQKALSAAVIAGGVFTALVPAVIVGVCAAPHMHCHSISSPVLQITGIVIALVGIANSIYLLNRSITRQETLNESNHT, from the coding sequence ATGAAACAAGGTATTTTATTCGGCGCAACAGCAATTGCATTTGGCGTTCTCGTTTCGCTACTTTCATTTGTTCTGCTTCCATTTTGCTCGGGTCATGGAGACATGATCATGCGCTGCCAAAAGACCTCTAGTGTTGACGGAATTATCGGCATTGTCATCGCGATTTTTGGTATTGCCTATATCGCGATCCCGAAAGCACAAAAAGCATTATCGGCAGCAGTGATTGCAGGCGGTGTTTTTACAGCCCTTGTACCCGCCGTGATTGTAGGCGTTTGCGCAGCACCCCACATGCATTGTCATTCCATTTCTTCACCGGTTTTGCAAATCACAGGAATCGTCATTGCGCTCGTTGGAATCGCCAACAGCATTTACTTATTGAATCGCAGTATAACGCGACAGGAGACTTTAAATGAATCAAATCATACTTAG
- a CDS encoding MalY/PatB family protein — protein MSEIKERNLDFDTVIERRHTNSIKYDFAIERRVVKPGEDPYSLLPLWVADMDFKTSSFIQDELTRVAEYGIFGYSEPKEDYYEAVKNFYRRRHHYDIEDRKSIIKIPGVMFALGMAIKAFTNVGDGVLIQQPVYMHFVDVIEDNERKVVSNDLVYGEDGRYHIDFEDFEKKIVENNIKLFLLCSPHNPVCRVWTREELTRLGEICLKHNVIVVSDEIHSDFVFEGTHTVFASISEELANKSIIVTAPTKTFNLAGIQIAHAFIKNPSIRRAFRKQIFATGYSQVSIQGIVSTQAAYSKGEVWLDALLKYIKGNIEFTDKFIKENLKGVKLAPMEATYLAWIDFNGTGLSPDEIQDCVRNKARLWLNNGIFFGNNGEGFQRLNLACPRSILVEALDRLKVAFNT, from the coding sequence ATGTCAGAAATTAAAGAACGAAATTTAGACTTTGATACCGTTATTGAGCGTCGCCATACCAACTCTATCAAATACGATTTTGCTATTGAACGCCGTGTTGTAAAGCCAGGTGAAGATCCATACAGTCTTCTCCCGCTTTGGGTTGCCGACATGGATTTCAAGACATCTTCGTTTATTCAAGACGAGTTGACCCGCGTTGCCGAATATGGAATCTTCGGTTACAGCGAACCCAAAGAAGACTACTACGAAGCTGTCAAAAATTTCTACCGCCGCCGACACCACTATGATATAGAAGACCGCAAATCGATTATCAAGATTCCCGGTGTGATGTTCGCGCTTGGCATGGCAATAAAAGCATTCACAAACGTTGGCGATGGAGTACTTATCCAGCAGCCAGTCTACATGCACTTTGTCGACGTCATCGAAGACAACGAACGCAAAGTTGTCAGTAACGACCTCGTTTATGGCGAAGACGGTCGCTATCACATTGACTTTGAAGATTTCGAAAAGAAAATCGTCGAAAACAATATCAAGCTCTTTTTGCTTTGCAGCCCGCACAATCCCGTTTGCCGCGTCTGGACTCGCGAAGAACTTACACGCCTCGGAGAGATTTGCCTCAAGCATAATGTAATCGTCGTGAGCGATGAAATCCACAGCGATTTCGTCTTTGAAGGTACGCACACCGTATTCGCCTCCATAAGCGAAGAACTGGCCAACAAATCCATCATCGTCACGGCGCCAACAAAAACATTCAACTTGGCAGGCATCCAAATCGCACACGCCTTCATAAAGAATCCATCAATCCGTCGCGCGTTCCGCAAGCAAATCTTTGCCACCGGTTATAGCCAAGTCAGCATCCAGGGAATCGTCTCGACGCAAGCCGCCTACAGCAAAGGTGAAGTCTGGCTCGACGCCCTCCTCAAGTACATCAAAGGCAACATTGAATTTACAGACAAATTTATTAAAGAAAATCTGAAAGGCGTCAAGCTTGCGCCAATGGAAGCGACTTACCTCGCATGGATAGACTTCAACGGGACAGGACTTTCGCCAGACGAAATCCAAGATTGCGTCCGCAACAAGGCGCGACTGTGGCTCAACAACGGGATCTTTTTCGGGAACAACGGAGAAGGATTCCAGCGGCTTAACCTTGCTTGTCCACGAAGTATCCTGGTCGAGGCACTCGATAGACTAAAAGTTGCGTTCAATACATAG
- a CDS encoding LysR family transcriptional regulator yields MTLQQLRYAIGIAKAGSFNKAAESLFISQPSLTTAIRELEDEIGITVFNRTSRGITLTPEGEEFIARANELYNHYESVLERYSKEEQKKKRFAVSTQHYSFAVKSFVNMAKKFNIDDYEFAIRETKTKEVIDDVTSLRSEIGIIYLSDFNRKYITYLLKEHDLVFQKLIDCKAYAYMWKNNPLANKPYVNLEDLSDYPCLSFEQGESGNYYFAEEILSTNEYHKTIKANDRATMLNLMVGLNGYTLCSGIISEEINGSDYVAVPFKDAKGEDDRSMEIGYITKKNFMLSTICRIYIREMEEYLKAYTAEHNPNA; encoded by the coding sequence ATGACACTACAACAATTACGTTACGCCATCGGGATTGCAAAAGCAGGCTCCTTCAACAAGGCCGCCGAATCCTTGTTCATATCCCAACCGTCTCTCACGACAGCCATCCGCGAGCTCGAAGATGAAATCGGCATCACCGTTTTCAACCGCACAAGCCGAGGCATCACGCTCACGCCCGAAGGCGAAGAATTCATCGCCCGCGCGAACGAGCTCTACAACCATTACGAGTCTGTTCTCGAACGCTACAGCAAGGAAGAACAGAAGAAGAAGCGTTTCGCCGTTTCGACACAGCACTATTCCTTCGCCGTCAAGTCCTTCGTGAACATGGCCAAAAAGTTCAACATCGATGATTACGAATTCGCCATCCGCGAAACAAAGACCAAAGAAGTCATCGATGACGTGACGAGCCTCCGCAGTGAAATCGGCATCATCTACTTGAGCGATTTCAACCGCAAGTACATCACGTATTTGCTCAAGGAACACGATCTCGTTTTCCAAAAGCTGATTGATTGCAAGGCTTACGCCTACATGTGGAAAAACAATCCACTCGCCAACAAGCCTTACGTGAACCTTGAAGACCTTTCGGATTACCCGTGCCTTTCTTTTGAACAGGGCGAAAGCGGTAACTATTACTTCGCCGAAGAAATCTTGAGTACAAACGAGTACCACAAAACCATTAAGGCAAACGACCGCGCCACAATGCTCAACTTGATGGTGGGTCTCAACGGTTACACGCTTTGTTCCGGCATCATTAGCGAAGAAATCAACGGTTCCGATTACGTCGCCGTGCCGTTCAAGGACGCGAAAGGCGAAGACGACCGCTCTATGGAAATCGGCTACATCACCAAAAAGAACTTTATGCTCAGCACCATCTGCCGCATCTACATCCGCGAGATGGAAGAATATCTCAAGGCATACACCGCCGAGCACAATCCAAACGCCTAA
- a CDS encoding ABC transporter permease — protein MNQIILRIIYTNFWRHPFRSIGLVILTAVASATLLSSALFSESLEAGLEQLSSRMGADLLIVPYGSEAKDQPVLLQGELSHRTLPREILEFTRKTPGIKIATSQFYFSTLGSSCCDKKVNIIGFDSKTDFTIKPWIRKTYKKDFPIGSVIAGSDIQVDESGKIKFFDQEFTVVAHLERMGNKLDQAIFADVGTIEILQKAAKEKGINFISEGEPSAILANLEKGADFEKISQTLHERFDNIHVIPRKDLFDNVIATAGSFKIIVWVIAVFFLIVSIAAVSIAFSISANERKREFATLRVIGFTQKRLEHIVLGESLLATIIGTVVGAFISVFATLSFRVFIIDSLSVPFLLPSALTIFAIIIVAIFIPTITGTGAAYRIAKQVGRLDVYSALKEET, from the coding sequence ATGAATCAAATCATACTTAGAATTATTTATACAAACTTTTGGCGTCATCCGTTCCGAAGCATTGGACTTGTCATCTTAACCGCAGTCGCTTCGGCAACACTTTTATCAAGCGCTCTTTTTTCTGAAAGTCTTGAAGCAGGCCTGGAGCAGCTCTCATCGCGCATGGGCGCAGACTTGCTCATCGTTCCATACGGCAGCGAAGCAAAAGACCAACCAGTTCTCTTGCAAGGAGAATTAAGCCATCGCACGCTCCCCCGAGAAATTCTCGAATTCACCCGAAAAACTCCAGGCATCAAAATTGCCACATCGCAATTTTATTTTTCCACGCTCGGATCTAGCTGCTGCGATAAAAAAGTCAACATCATCGGTTTCGATTCCAAGACCGATTTTACCATCAAGCCGTGGATTCGCAAAACATACAAGAAAGACTTTCCCATTGGTTCTGTAATCGCGGGTAGCGACATTCAAGTCGATGAATCCGGGAAAATCAAGTTCTTCGATCAGGAATTTACTGTCGTAGCACACCTAGAACGCATGGGTAATAAGCTTGACCAAGCCATTTTTGCCGATGTCGGGACCATCGAAATCTTGCAGAAAGCAGCGAAAGAAAAAGGTATCAACTTCATTTCCGAAGGCGAACCTTCCGCGATTCTTGCGAATCTCGAAAAAGGCGCAGACTTTGAAAAAATATCGCAGACGCTTCACGAGAGATTCGACAACATCCACGTGATTCCGCGCAAGGATTTATTCGATAACGTCATCGCTACGGCAGGTTCTTTCAAGATTATCGTATGGGTTATCGCCGTATTTTTCTTGATTGTCTCCATCGCCGCCGTTTCAATAGCCTTCTCAATTTCTGCAAACGAGCGCAAGCGCGAATTTGCAACACTCCGCGTCATCGGTTTCACGCAAAAGAGATTGGAACACATCGTTCTTGGCGAATCATTGCTCGCAACCATCATCGGCACTGTCGTAGGCGCGTTCATCAGCGTATTTGCAACGCTCTCGTTCCGCGTGTTCATTATCGACAGTTTATCCGTACCGTTCTTGCTTCCGAGCGCACTAACCATTTTTGCGATTATCATCGTTGCAATATTCATTCCTACAATCACAGGCACAGGAGCCGCCTATCGAATAGCTAAACAAGTTGGCCGTCTAGATGTTTACTCGGCTTTAAAGGAGGAAACTTAA
- a CDS encoding sodium:solute symporter, translating into MKLLLIYFFVLGFICIRDLFKVKNFDDYVVAGRKQSAPFVFMSLMATVLGASATVGIAARAESIGFAAFWWLAVGAIGFWFQAAFLSKPVHDLDVRTLPEIAEKTVGKTGRKLVALIIAVSWIGIIAAQFAAVAGFIGLVLGHDAGTQSVLITAVIVIVYTLLGGQLSVVRTDALQFGILTLGFFAAAVYLFGGFSGIENAAHSASFAASSSTVNSAGLATFGSFNLLNEKFGASDLAIMLFTIGGAYFLGPDVISRNLVAKDATSARKAVVAGSFAILAFSVIIVLLGMWAATYAPATAGSATNPLFRLASGVLPLPLAALLSVGLLSALLSSADTCLINSAAIFGSDILNTRRISVVRISVVVIGIIATYLALQGKDIIGLLTMAYSVYTPGIVAPLAVAIIAHKEFKVKKTLWYAGVIIGGLFGLIPAILASTAKMQSPAYLPLVGIAISLVFALASLKKK; encoded by the coding sequence ATGAAACTATTACTCATATACTTCTTTGTTCTCGGTTTCATCTGCATTCGAGACTTGTTCAAAGTCAAGAATTTTGACGATTATGTTGTTGCAGGTCGCAAGCAAAGCGCCCCATTCGTATTCATGAGCCTCATGGCAACCGTCCTTGGGGCATCTGCAACGGTGGGCATTGCCGCACGTGCCGAGAGCATCGGTTTTGCCGCCTTTTGGTGGCTCGCCGTTGGAGCGATTGGGTTCTGGTTTCAAGCCGCATTTTTGAGCAAACCCGTTCACGATCTTGACGTGCGCACGCTTCCCGAAATTGCAGAAAAGACAGTCGGCAAAACAGGTCGAAAGCTTGTCGCTTTAATCATCGCCGTTTCGTGGATTGGAATTATCGCTGCACAATTTGCAGCCGTCGCAGGATTTATCGGGCTTGTGCTTGGTCACGATGCAGGGACGCAATCCGTATTGATTACCGCCGTGATTGTCATTGTCTACACGCTATTGGGCGGGCAGCTTTCTGTTGTCCGCACAGACGCTTTGCAATTTGGAATTTTGACGCTCGGATTTTTTGCAGCTGCCGTTTATCTGTTCGGCGGATTCTCGGGAATCGAAAACGCCGCGCATTCCGCAAGTTTCGCCGCCAGCAGTTCGACCGTCAATAGCGCGGGACTCGCGACTTTCGGCAGCTTCAATCTCTTGAATGAAAAATTCGGCGCCAGCGATTTAGCCATTATGCTATTCACTATCGGCGGCGCTTATTTCCTTGGCCCCGACGTGATTTCCAGAAATCTCGTCGCCAAAGACGCCACATCGGCACGCAAAGCTGTTGTCGCCGGCAGTTTTGCCATTCTCGCCTTTAGCGTGATTATCGTTTTACTCGGCATGTGGGCCGCCACTTACGCCCCAGCTACAGCAGGCTCCGCCACGAATCCGCTGTTTCGCCTCGCCTCCGGCGTGCTCCCGCTCCCGCTTGCCGCCCTCCTTTCCGTTGGGCTTTTGTCGGCACTCCTTTCGTCGGCAGATACATGCCTTATCAATTCCGCCGCCATTTTCGGGAGCGACATTCTGAACACGCGCCGCATTTCTGTTGTGCGCATTTCAGTCGTTGTCATCGGCATTATCGCCACCTATCTTGCACTCCAAGGGAAAGACATCATCGGGCTTTTGACAATGGCCTACTCCGTTTACACGCCAGGCATCGTTGCCCCACTCGCAGTCGCCATTATTGCGCACAAAGAGTTCAAAGTCAAGAAAACGCTCTGGTACGCAGGCGTGATTATCGGCGGGCTCTTCGGGCTCATCCCCGCAATTCTCGCCTCCACAGCAAAAATGCAAAGCCCCGCTTACTTGCCGCTTGTCGGGATTGCGATATCGCTTGTGTTCGCGCTAGCGAGCTTAAAGAAGAAATAA
- a CDS encoding ABC transporter ATP-binding protein, producing MILNGNNITKEYTRRGEKFPAVNNADFFAWSGDYTVIFGESGSGKSTLLNALAGISAPTSGCIAIDGQPLYTLNDEDRSKLRNERIGYIPQNAACLPAFTVTENIELAASLYKRRIDKEQIQSLLKKLGIAHLANEYPANLSGGELRRVAIARALVNNPDLIIADEPTSNLDEDNSRKVFSLFGRLAKSGAAVIVATHDRSAFGYSNRTYHMKSGTLIPDIGEYGNL from the coding sequence ATGATACTCAATGGTAACAACATTACAAAAGAATATACCCGACGCGGTGAAAAGTTCCCAGCCGTCAACAACGCCGATTTCTTCGCCTGGTCAGGCGATTACACGGTCATCTTCGGAGAATCCGGAAGCGGCAAGAGCACGCTTTTGAACGCCCTCGCAGGCATCAGCGCACCAACATCTGGTTGCATCGCCATTGACGGACAACCGCTTTACACTTTGAATGACGAAGACCGTTCAAAGTTACGCAACGAGCGCATCGGCTACATCCCGCAAAATGCAGCCTGCTTGCCCGCATTCACCGTAACCGAAAACATCGAACTTGCCGCAAGCCTTTACAAGCGACGCATCGACAAGGAGCAAATCCAGAGCCTCCTCAAAAAGCTCGGCATCGCTCATTTGGCAAACGAATACCCCGCCAACTTATCGGGTGGAGAATTGCGCCGAGTCGCCATCGCACGTGCTCTTGTCAACAATCCCGACTTGATTATCGCCGATGAACCGACAAGCAATCTCGACGAAGATAATAGCCGCAAGGTTTTCAGCCTTTTCGGAAGGCTTGCAAAATCAGGCGCAGCAGTCATTGTTGCCACGCACGACCGATCGGCATTTGGCTACAGCAATCGCACGTACCACATGAAATCGGGCACGCTCATCCCCGACATCGGAGAATACGGCAATCTCTAA